In the genome of Xanthomonas translucens pv. cerealis, one region contains:
- the glyS gene encoding glycine--tRNA ligase subunit beta, with the protein MSALHPLLIELGTEELPVKALPGLAQALFDGVIAGLEKRGIAVERGDAKPLSTPRRLAVLLPGVAAEQPEQRSEVLGPYLNIALDADGQPTKALAGFAAKAGIDWTALERTSDAKGERFVHRAVTPGAQTAALLPEILREAIAAMPIPKPMRWGDHDYGFARPVHWLVLLFGSAVVPVQLFGVQADRVSRGHRFLHDAPVVLAHPGDYVAALQAAQVLVDPDARRARIVAEVEQAARQAGGSARISDDNLEQVVNLVEWPSAVLCRFEPAFLAVPQEALIETMESNQKFFPVLDDGGKLTEHFIGIANIVSRDVAEVAKGYERVIRPRFADAKFFFDEDLKQGLVAMGEGLASVTYQARLGSIADKVRRVAALAEAIAPLVGVDAAQARRAAELSKNDLQSRMVNEFPELQGIAGRHYAKAAGEPGEIALAIDEAYQPRFAGDDIALSPLGKVLAIAERLDTLAGGFAAGLKPTGNKDPFALRRNALGLARTVIESGFDVDVRGLLDQALDAVAFAKTQQKDKQAEKAAATARASGADANAVPNIGGTTLAELQEIFDFILDRLRGYYADKGVPATHFNAVAALFSVGAEGTAASVGAASAATATHGSLYDFDRRIEAIGIFATLPEAEALAAANKRIRNILRKAEGAIPAQIDPTLLREPAESALAETVEAAIVETGGALRQHDYVAVLNVLARLRPQVDAFFDGVMVNVEDPALRGNRLALLKRLGDRLGSVAAIEHLSS; encoded by the coding sequence ATGAGCGCACTACATCCCCTGCTGATCGAACTGGGTACCGAGGAACTGCCGGTCAAGGCGCTGCCGGGCCTGGCGCAGGCCTTGTTCGACGGCGTGATCGCCGGGCTGGAGAAGCGCGGCATCGCGGTCGAACGCGGCGACGCCAAGCCGCTGTCCACCCCGCGCCGGCTGGCGGTGCTGCTGCCGGGCGTGGCCGCCGAACAGCCGGAGCAGCGCTCGGAAGTGCTCGGCCCGTATCTCAACATCGCGCTGGACGCCGATGGCCAGCCGACCAAGGCGTTGGCCGGTTTCGCCGCCAAGGCCGGCATCGACTGGACCGCGCTGGAGCGCACCAGCGACGCCAAGGGCGAGCGTTTCGTGCACCGCGCAGTGACTCCGGGCGCGCAGACCGCCGCACTGCTGCCGGAGATCTTGCGCGAGGCGATCGCGGCGATGCCGATCCCCAAGCCGATGCGCTGGGGCGACCACGACTACGGCTTCGCGCGGCCGGTGCACTGGCTGGTGCTGCTGTTCGGCAGCGCCGTGGTGCCGGTGCAGCTGTTCGGCGTGCAAGCCGACCGGGTCAGCCGCGGCCACCGCTTCCTGCACGACGCGCCGGTCGTGCTGGCCCACCCCGGCGACTACGTGGCCGCGCTGCAAGCGGCGCAGGTGCTGGTGGATCCGGATGCGCGCCGCGCGCGCATCGTCGCCGAGGTCGAGCAGGCTGCGCGTCAGGCCGGCGGCAGCGCGCGCATCTCCGACGACAACCTGGAGCAGGTAGTGAACCTGGTCGAATGGCCGTCGGCGGTGCTGTGCCGCTTCGAGCCGGCGTTCCTGGCGGTGCCGCAGGAAGCGTTGATCGAGACGATGGAGAGCAACCAGAAATTCTTCCCGGTGCTCGACGACGGCGGCAAGCTGACCGAGCACTTCATCGGCATCGCCAACATCGTCTCGCGCGACGTGGCCGAAGTGGCCAAGGGCTACGAGCGGGTAATCCGGCCGCGCTTCGCCGACGCCAAGTTCTTTTTCGACGAGGACCTCAAGCAGGGCCTGGTCGCGATGGGCGAAGGCTTGGCCAGCGTGACCTACCAGGCCAGGCTCGGCAGCATCGCCGACAAGGTGCGGCGCGTGGCCGCGCTGGCCGAGGCGATCGCGCCGCTGGTCGGCGTGGACGCCGCACAGGCGCGGCGCGCCGCCGAGTTGAGCAAGAACGACCTGCAGTCGCGCATGGTCAACGAATTTCCCGAACTGCAGGGCATCGCCGGGCGCCACTACGCCAAGGCCGCCGGCGAGCCGGGCGAGATCGCGCTGGCGATCGACGAGGCCTACCAGCCGCGCTTCGCCGGCGACGACATCGCGCTGTCGCCGCTGGGCAAGGTGCTGGCCATCGCCGAGCGCCTGGACACCCTGGCCGGCGGGTTTGCCGCGGGGCTGAAGCCGACCGGCAACAAGGACCCGTTCGCGCTGCGGCGCAATGCGCTGGGGTTGGCGCGGACGGTGATCGAGAGTGGGTTTGATGTGGATGTGCGCGGTCTGCTTGACCAGGCACTGGATGCTGTTGCGTTTGCAAAGACCCAACAAAAGGACAAGCAGGCTGAAAAAGCAGCCGCAACAGCACGCGCTTCGGGCGCGGATGCCAATGCTGTTCCGAACATTGGTGGCACCACGCTTGCTGAGCTTCAGGAAATCTTCGACTTCATCCTCGACCGCCTGCGCGGCTACTACGCCGACAAGGGCGTGCCGGCGACGCACTTCAATGCGGTGGCGGCACTGTTCTCGGTCGGGGCTGAAGGAACCGCAGCTTCTGTAGGAGCGGCTTCAGCCGCGACCGCCACCCACGGATCGCTCTACGACTTCGACCGCCGCATCGAGGCAATCGGCATCTTCGCCACCCTGCCGGAGGCCGAGGCGCTGGCCGCGGCCAACAAGCGCATCCGCAACATCCTGCGCAAGGCCGAGGGCGCGATTCCGGCACAGATCGACCCGACCCTGCTGCGCGAGCCGGCCGAAAGCGCGCTGGCCGAGACGGTGGAAGCGGCGATCGTGGAGACCGGCGGTGCGCTGCGCCAGCACGACTACGTCGCCGTGCTGAACGTCCTGGCGCGGCTGCGGCCGCAGGTGGATGCATTCTTCGACGGGGTGATGGTCAACGTCGAGGACCCGGCGCTGCGCGGCAACCGCCTGGCCCTGCTCAAGCGCCTGGGCGACCGCCTCGGCAGCGTCGCGGCAATCGAGCATTTGTCGTCGTAA
- a CDS encoding thymidine kinase has translation MAKLYFYYSAMNAGKTTTLLQSAHNYRERGMRTAILTPQLDHRDGSGVVASRIGLRAHGNTFAADTDLLTLLLDAIARDGALHCVLVDEAQFLSRAQVWQLSEVVDRLRIPVLCYGLRTDFRGELFEGSQYLLAWADELQEIKTICHTGSKATMTVRVDADGHAMQDGPQVEIGGNERYVSVSRAEFKKIMRGEGRIDPLQIALPL, from the coding sequence ATGGCGAAACTGTATTTCTATTATTCGGCGATGAACGCCGGCAAGACCACCACGCTGCTGCAATCGGCGCACAACTATCGCGAGCGCGGCATGCGCACCGCGATCCTGACACCGCAGCTGGATCACCGCGACGGCAGCGGCGTGGTCGCCTCGCGCATCGGCCTGCGCGCGCACGGCAATACCTTCGCGGCGGACACCGACCTGCTGACGCTGCTGCTGGACGCCATCGCCCGCGACGGCGCACTGCATTGCGTGCTGGTGGACGAGGCGCAGTTCCTCAGCCGCGCGCAGGTCTGGCAGCTCAGCGAGGTGGTGGACCGGCTGCGCATCCCGGTGCTGTGCTACGGCCTGCGCACCGATTTCCGCGGCGAACTGTTCGAAGGCAGCCAGTACCTGCTGGCCTGGGCCGACGAGCTGCAGGAAATCAAGACCATCTGCCACACCGGCAGCAAGGCGACGATGACCGTGCGCGTGGACGCGGACGGCCACGCCATGCAGGACGGCCCGCAGGTGGAGATCGGCGGCAATGAGCGCTACGTGTCGGTGAGCCGCGCCGAGTTCAAGAAGATCATGCGCGGCGAAGGCCGCATCGACCCGTTGCAGATTGCGCTGCCGCTGTAG
- a CDS encoding Sel1 repeat protein has translation MHQFKEYGAAGRAALLIAVALALPGPATADNARTFDDIPAQVMTDGFLEAHLDLFYRRAGIRADKKGEFAEARKHYQLAARYADKPSQARLGEMYWEGQSVAQDRAMGFLWMALASERGYDAFTTRKMDYWNQLTPEERQRAIKQDKKMLAEYGDQVAKPRQEAVLRREAARSTGSMLGHSGASSVQINGPRGGSIDPEVFYAKQFWEPAAYWKLQDRVWDGRTPGRVDIGDVEDISQESAPKPREPAKP, from the coding sequence ATGCATCAGTTCAAGGAATATGGCGCCGCCGGCCGCGCGGCGCTGCTCATTGCGGTTGCGCTGGCGCTGCCCGGCCCGGCCACCGCCGACAACGCCCGTACCTTCGACGACATTCCGGCGCAAGTGATGACCGACGGGTTCCTCGAAGCGCACCTGGACCTGTTCTATCGGCGCGCCGGTATCCGCGCCGATAAGAAGGGCGAGTTCGCCGAGGCCAGGAAGCACTACCAGCTCGCCGCGCGCTATGCCGACAAGCCGTCGCAGGCGCGGCTGGGCGAAATGTATTGGGAAGGCCAAAGCGTGGCGCAGGATCGCGCGATGGGTTTCCTGTGGATGGCGCTGGCCTCCGAGCGCGGCTACGACGCCTTCACCACGCGCAAGATGGACTACTGGAACCAGCTGACGCCCGAAGAGCGGCAGCGCGCGATCAAGCAGGACAAGAAGATGCTGGCCGAGTACGGCGACCAGGTGGCCAAGCCGCGCCAGGAAGCGGTATTGCGCCGCGAAGCGGCGCGCAGCACCGGCAGCATGCTCGGCCACTCCGGCGCTTCCAGCGTGCAGATCAACGGCCCGCGCGGCGGCAGCATCGATCCGGAAGTGTTCTACGCAAAGCAATTCTGGGAACCGGCGGCGTACTGGAAGCTGCAGGACCGGGTCTGGGACGGGCGCACGCCGGGCCGCGTGGATATCGGCGATGTCGAGGACATCAGCCAGGAGAGCGCGCCGAAGCCGCGGGAGCCGGCCAAACCATGA
- the glyQ gene encoding glycine--tRNA ligase subunit alpha, whose amino-acid sequence MPVSRSVPITFQGLIQTLNQFWAQHGCVLIQPLDLEVGAGTFHPATFLRALGPEPWNAAYVQPCRRPTDGRYGENPNRLQRYYQYQVAMKPNPDNIQQLYLDSLQALGIDPLVHDLRFVEDNWESPTLGAWGLGWEVWLNGMEVTQFTYFQQAGGLECKPVLGEITYGLERLCMYLQNCDNVYDLVWTYGPDGAPVTYGDVYHQNEVEQSAYNFEHADVAELFHRFDACEREAQRLVELGLPLPAYEQVTKASHAFNLLDARRAISVTERQRYILRVRALAQAVAKAYHTQREKLGFPGVKR is encoded by the coding sequence ATGCCCGTCTCCCGGTCCGTTCCGATCACGTTCCAGGGTCTGATCCAGACCCTCAACCAGTTCTGGGCGCAGCACGGCTGCGTGCTGATCCAACCGCTGGACCTGGAAGTGGGCGCCGGCACCTTCCACCCGGCCACGTTCCTGCGCGCGCTCGGCCCCGAGCCGTGGAACGCGGCCTACGTGCAGCCATGCCGCCGCCCCACCGACGGCCGCTACGGCGAGAACCCGAACCGCTTGCAACGCTACTACCAGTACCAGGTGGCGATGAAGCCGAACCCGGACAATATCCAGCAGCTGTACCTGGACTCGTTGCAGGCGCTGGGCATCGACCCGTTGGTGCACGACCTGCGCTTCGTCGAGGACAATTGGGAATCGCCCACGCTCGGCGCCTGGGGCCTGGGCTGGGAGGTATGGCTCAACGGCATGGAGGTCACCCAGTTCACCTACTTCCAGCAGGCCGGCGGCCTGGAGTGCAAGCCGGTGCTGGGCGAGATCACCTACGGCCTGGAGCGGTTGTGCATGTACCTGCAGAACTGCGACAACGTCTACGACCTGGTATGGACCTATGGCCCGGACGGGGCGCCGGTGACCTACGGCGACGTCTACCACCAGAACGAGGTGGAACAGAGCGCGTACAACTTCGAGCACGCCGACGTGGCTGAGCTGTTCCACCGCTTCGACGCCTGCGAGCGCGAGGCGCAGCGCCTGGTCGAGCTCGGCCTGCCGCTGCCGGCCTACGAGCAGGTGACCAAGGCCAGCCACGCCTTCAACCTGCTCGACGCGCGCCGCGCGATCTCGGTGACCGAACGCCAGCGCTACATCCTGCGCGTGCGCGCGCTGGCGCAGGCGGTGGCCAAGGCCTACCACACGCAACGCGAGAAGCTGGGCTTCCCCGGCGTGAAGCGCTGA
- the rep gene encoding DNA helicase Rep, with amino-acid sequence MHGLNPPQRAAVLHCEGPLLVLAGAGSGKTRVIVEKIAHLIATGRYPAKRIAAITFTNKSAKEMRERVAKRIRGDAADGLTICTFHALGLKFLQIEHAAVGLKRGFSIFDADDAAAQIKDLMHGAKPDAIDDAKNLISRAKNAGLSPEQAMAAARSNREQEAASLYERYQVRLSTFNAVDFDDLIRLPVQVLEENEDIVMAWRERIGYLLVDESQDTNDAQYRLLKMLAGPRGNFTCVGDDDQSIYAWRGANPENLMQMGHDYPALQIVKLEQNYRCSNRVLRAANALIAHNPHEHLKTLWSDQADGERIRVWECRDSEHEAEKVAAEIAYLGTAKQVPWSDFCILFRGNFQSRPLEKALQIAGVPYHITGGTAFLERQEVKDVLSWLRLLVNPDDDAAFLRAVQAPKREVGATSLAKLAELASAKHLPMSRAAESMGALQQLPPRAANGLSDFVDTLQELRTASLTLSSADVVRQLAEQSGLIRELRSQCKDEATFQRRRGNLEELAKWFEGGPRGATVGDLAAQLALLSRNDKDDGGNQVRMMTMHASKGLEFRYVFIVGCEDGVLPHEVSLEEGNLQEERRLLYVGITRAKEQLWMSYSKLTRKFGEHIRLKPSRFFAEIPAEEMQRDGADPVADAERKKERANAGLAAIQALFD; translated from the coding sequence ATGCACGGTCTCAATCCCCCCCAACGCGCTGCGGTGCTGCATTGCGAAGGCCCGTTGCTGGTGCTGGCCGGCGCCGGCAGCGGCAAGACCCGCGTGATCGTGGAAAAGATCGCGCACCTGATCGCCACTGGCCGCTATCCGGCCAAGCGCATCGCCGCGATCACCTTCACCAACAAGTCGGCCAAGGAAATGCGCGAGCGCGTAGCCAAGCGCATCCGCGGCGATGCCGCCGATGGCCTGACCATCTGCACCTTCCACGCGCTGGGGCTGAAATTCCTGCAGATCGAGCACGCCGCGGTCGGGCTCAAGCGCGGCTTCTCGATCTTCGACGCCGACGATGCCGCCGCGCAGATCAAGGACCTGATGCACGGCGCCAAGCCCGATGCGATCGACGACGCCAAGAACCTGATCTCGCGCGCCAAGAACGCCGGGCTGTCGCCGGAGCAGGCGATGGCCGCGGCGCGCAGCAACCGCGAGCAGGAAGCGGCCAGCCTGTACGAGCGCTACCAGGTGCGGCTGAGCACGTTCAATGCTGTGGACTTCGACGACCTGATTCGCCTGCCGGTGCAGGTGTTGGAGGAGAACGAGGACATCGTCATGGCCTGGCGCGAGCGCATTGGCTACCTGCTGGTGGACGAGAGCCAGGACACCAACGACGCGCAGTACCGGCTGCTGAAGATGCTGGCCGGCCCGCGCGGCAACTTCACCTGCGTGGGCGACGACGACCAGAGCATCTACGCCTGGCGTGGCGCCAATCCGGAAAACCTGATGCAGATGGGGCACGACTATCCGGCGCTGCAGATCGTCAAGCTGGAGCAGAACTACCGCTGCTCCAACCGCGTGCTGCGCGCGGCCAATGCGCTGATCGCGCACAACCCGCACGAGCACCTGAAGACCCTGTGGAGCGACCAGGCCGACGGCGAGCGCATCCGCGTGTGGGAATGCCGCGACAGCGAGCACGAGGCGGAGAAGGTCGCCGCCGAGATCGCCTACCTGGGCACCGCCAAGCAGGTGCCGTGGAGCGATTTCTGCATCCTGTTCCGCGGCAATTTCCAGTCGCGGCCGCTGGAAAAGGCCTTGCAGATCGCCGGCGTGCCGTACCACATCACCGGCGGCACCGCGTTCCTGGAACGGCAGGAAGTGAAGGACGTGCTGTCGTGGCTGCGGCTGCTGGTCAATCCCGACGACGATGCCGCGTTCCTGCGCGCGGTGCAGGCGCCCAAGCGCGAGGTCGGCGCGACCTCGCTGGCCAAGCTGGCGGAACTGGCCTCGGCCAAGCATCTGCCGATGTCGCGCGCGGCCGAGTCGATGGGCGCGCTGCAGCAGTTGCCGCCGCGCGCGGCCAACGGCCTGAGCGATTTCGTCGATACGCTGCAGGAGTTGCGCACTGCCTCGCTGACCCTGTCCTCGGCCGACGTGGTGCGCCAGCTTGCCGAGCAGTCGGGGCTGATCCGCGAACTGCGCAGCCAGTGCAAGGACGAAGCCACCTTCCAGCGCCGCCGCGGCAACCTGGAAGAACTGGCCAAATGGTTCGAGGGCGGCCCGCGCGGCGCCACTGTCGGCGACCTGGCCGCGCAGCTGGCGCTGCTGTCGCGCAACGACAAGGACGACGGCGGCAATCAGGTGCGGATGATGACCATGCACGCGTCCAAGGGCCTGGAGTTCCGCTACGTGTTCATCGTCGGCTGCGAGGACGGCGTGCTGCCGCACGAGGTCAGTCTGGAGGAGGGCAACCTGCAGGAAGAGCGGCGCCTGCTGTACGTGGGCATTACCCGCGCCAAGGAACAGTTGTGGATGAGCTACAGCAAGCTGACCCGCAAATTCGGCGAGCATATCCGGCTCAAGCCCAGCCGCTTCTTCGCCGAGATCCCGGCCGAGGAAATGCAGCGCGACGGCGCCGATCCGGTGGCCGACGCCGAGCGCAAGAAGGAGCGCGCCAATGCCGGGCTGGCGGCGATCCAGGCATTGTTTGATTGA